One Aureibacillus halotolerans genomic region harbors:
- a CDS encoding MFS transporter has protein sequence MSRLSIYLLTVGAFLAVTAELILNGVVDMIAQDFQVSIAIAGQLVTAYALAFAIGAPIVITLTTRFDRKKVMLGALFFFILGNLMSLWSPNFTVLMISRVFLGISGGVYTVVAMSAVSKLVPSEKLGNAMGTFMLGVSASLVLGVPLGVVISGWLSWQMAFGLLAVLSLFIMIGIARVIPSLPGEEATPFKQQISVFRNGKIVNGYFITLFWGAGYSTAFTFLVPFLQETVHMETSAITITMFVLGLFSMIGTRLGGYGADQWGIAKTVYSSLIIHAFALLLLPVITTTVVTAVIMVAIWIGSAWMTSPTLQTYFIQQTPQSPDLALSLNTSVLQIGFAIGAGFGGFIVNATGTVTHTPWVGGCIVILGIVAALFCMQIKRELRKA, from the coding sequence ATGAGTCGTTTGAGTATTTACCTTTTGACAGTGGGGGCTTTTTTAGCGGTAACAGCCGAACTTATACTTAATGGTGTGGTTGATATGATCGCTCAAGATTTTCAAGTTTCCATAGCCATTGCTGGACAACTGGTGACGGCATACGCACTCGCTTTCGCTATTGGTGCACCTATCGTAATTACTTTAACCACACGGTTTGATCGAAAAAAAGTGATGTTAGGCGCTTTATTCTTCTTTATCTTAGGTAATCTGATGTCCTTATGGAGCCCTAATTTTACTGTACTAATGATCTCACGTGTATTTTTGGGGATAAGTGGTGGTGTGTACACGGTGGTTGCTATGAGTGCCGTTTCCAAGCTGGTTCCATCAGAAAAGCTGGGAAATGCGATGGGTACATTCATGTTAGGAGTCAGCGCCTCACTTGTTCTTGGCGTTCCTCTAGGTGTTGTTATCAGCGGATGGTTAAGCTGGCAAATGGCATTTGGTTTGTTAGCTGTCCTCAGTTTATTCATTATGATTGGCATTGCTCGCGTGATTCCTTCTTTACCAGGTGAAGAGGCCACGCCATTTAAACAACAAATTTCAGTTTTTAGAAACGGTAAAATAGTAAACGGTTATTTTATAACTCTATTTTGGGGAGCAGGATACTCCACAGCTTTCACGTTCTTGGTTCCATTTCTACAGGAGACCGTCCACATGGAGACATCCGCAATTACGATAACAATGTTTGTGCTTGGCTTATTTTCCATGATTGGTACTCGTTTAGGGGGATATGGAGCGGATCAATGGGGAATAGCGAAAACCGTTTATTCCAGTTTGATCATCCACGCTTTCGCTTTACTATTATTGCCTGTTATAACCACGACAGTTGTCACGGCTGTCATTATGGTAGCAATTTGGATTGGATCGGCATGGATGACATCACCAACATTGCAAACCTATTTTATACAACAAACGCCTCAATCTCCTGATTTGGCACTAAGTTTAAATACATCTGTGCTGCAAATTGGGTTTGCCATTGGTGCGGGATTTGGAGGCTTTATTGTCAATGCAACAGGCACAGTCACCCATACACCTTGGGTCGGAGGGTGTATTGTAATACTCGGGATCGTTGCTGCTTTATTCTGTATGCAAATAAAGCGAGAGCTAAGAAAAGCGTAA
- a CDS encoding Rrf2 family transcriptional regulator, whose translation MAVASRFTVALHALAFLADRKANNDEYVTSDQIAFSVGTSPVFIRRILGSLRKANLVNVKHGGTDTGWKLSKNPDTITLLNVYNAIIQKPLFEQHHSTPSSQCVIGKGIQPALKQMYDESETAMKQQLDQYSISNLLAETITHYNLLES comes from the coding sequence ATGGCCGTTGCAAGTCGATTTACTGTCGCTCTACACGCATTAGCTTTTCTCGCAGATAGAAAAGCAAATAATGATGAATATGTTACCTCAGATCAGATTGCATTCAGTGTGGGTACTAGCCCGGTTTTTATCCGGCGAATATTAGGTTCACTTAGGAAAGCAAATCTGGTGAATGTCAAACACGGCGGCACCGATACAGGCTGGAAGCTTTCAAAAAATCCAGATACCATCACGCTTCTAAATGTGTACAATGCAATCATACAGAAGCCTCTCTTCGAACAGCACCATAGTACACCAAGCAGTCAGTGTGTTATTGGTAAAGGAATACAACCTGCATTGAAGCAAATGTATGACGAGAGTGAAACTGCCATGAAACAACAGTTAGATCAATACTCGATTTCAAATTTATTAGCAGAAACCATCACACATTACAATTTATTGGAATCATAA
- a CDS encoding NUDIX domain-containing protein, which translates to MGTIFKALNSMTREELLHVLSLPENRKKRDMFNDEHRQRIELEQRIRSSTYIHIAFSSSEAGTVRVRSSQFTGGRAEHVVISIPDEPLEFGPLTELYTSEGQKQRGRWCKTWLENDQYPFYAFGHPSAWRSFFESLALITAKQTVIFWLNGSSHSQTGFLCVQATLADDIPAATVKLHEKLSEEDFNHRHVLGSKERAKLQEQWSTMLASESTLRAMVHGELLPVPDTYYDDLLLQYIKEAPHDGEWVRMGDLLGEIYSSPNNPILSFAFLYHRIRALAYEAKLTLRGLPFQASFGHGTSLEIALPRPYRRVNVVYGLIMNEVNDILMVKNRDRQDWSMPGGMVEDKEPLQEALVREVKEETGLIVDVGALCSVNEAYLDDGTEHCLFFTFNAKVKTTISKLATERPHEIEDVCWMPLHEAERHMPYHPYGLSSLMGSEATYHLQA; encoded by the coding sequence ATGGGGACTATTTTTAAAGCATTGAACTCAATGACAAGAGAGGAGCTGCTCCACGTATTATCTCTTCCCGAGAATAGGAAAAAGCGCGATATGTTTAATGACGAACATCGTCAAAGGATAGAGTTAGAGCAGCGCATTCGTTCAAGCACTTATATACATATCGCTTTTTCGTCAAGTGAGGCTGGTACTGTACGTGTTCGCTCTTCACAATTTACAGGGGGAAGGGCGGAACACGTTGTCATCAGCATCCCAGATGAGCCGCTTGAATTCGGTCCTCTTACTGAGCTATACACGTCAGAGGGACAAAAGCAGCGGGGACGCTGGTGCAAAACGTGGTTGGAAAACGATCAATACCCTTTTTATGCTTTTGGGCATCCGTCTGCTTGGCGATCTTTTTTTGAAAGCCTTGCTTTAATTACGGCAAAACAGACCGTCATTTTTTGGCTGAATGGCTCCAGTCATTCACAAACGGGTTTTCTTTGTGTCCAAGCGACTTTGGCGGACGATATTCCGGCTGCGACAGTGAAGCTTCATGAGAAGTTGAGCGAGGAAGATTTCAATCATAGACATGTGCTAGGCAGCAAAGAGCGCGCTAAGCTGCAGGAGCAATGGTCTACAATGCTCGCTTCAGAATCGACATTACGTGCGATGGTTCATGGGGAACTTCTGCCTGTGCCAGATACCTATTATGATGACCTACTTTTGCAATACATCAAGGAAGCTCCTCATGATGGTGAATGGGTTCGGATGGGTGATCTTCTAGGTGAGATTTATTCATCCCCAAACAACCCTATTTTGAGTTTTGCCTTTTTGTATCACAGAATCCGAGCGCTGGCGTATGAAGCAAAGCTAACTCTTCGCGGACTACCTTTTCAAGCAAGCTTCGGCCATGGAACCTCTTTAGAAATCGCTCTTCCACGACCCTATCGACGTGTGAATGTCGTATACGGGTTGATCATGAATGAAGTCAACGACATTCTGATGGTGAAAAATCGTGATCGCCAGGATTGGTCAATGCCTGGTGGTATGGTAGAAGACAAAGAGCCATTACAGGAGGCACTCGTCCGTGAGGTCAAAGAAGAAACAGGATTAATAGTGGACGTCGGCGCGTTGTGTTCCGTAAACGAAGCGTACTTAGACGATGGAACAGAACATTGCTTGTTTTTCACTTTCAATGCCAAAGTAAAAACCACAATTTCAAAACTAGCAACCGAACGTCCTCATGAAATTGAAGACGTATGCTGGATGCCCCTCCATGAAGCTGAACGCCATATGCCATATCACCCGTATGGATTGTCGTCCCTTATGGGCTCAGAAGCCACGTATCATCTACAAGCATAA
- a CDS encoding GTP pyrophosphokinase, with the protein MTENPISKELKKFSAMKEEVTRFLMVYKFALDQMNTKIEVLQEEFQYIHDHNPIEHTKSRLKSPESLLRKMHRKNLDLSLANAKQHIHDIAGLRITCSFISDIYAVRDMLQNQKDVKLIETKDYISQPKSNGYQSLHLLLEIPVFMSDRTEHVCVEVQIRTVAMDFWASLEHKLYYKFNKAVPSTFKDELKSAADQVNALDRKMERIHQDMRQREEVEQGATEVIDMTTVQIPHKLLSLFEETRKE; encoded by the coding sequence ATGACGGAAAATCCCATCTCAAAAGAACTCAAGAAATTCTCCGCAATGAAGGAGGAAGTCACACGTTTCCTAATGGTGTATAAATTTGCGCTTGACCAAATGAATACAAAAATTGAAGTGCTCCAAGAAGAATTTCAATACATTCATGACCACAATCCAATTGAACATACAAAATCGCGTTTAAAGTCTCCTGAAAGTCTATTGAGAAAGATGCACCGAAAAAACCTTGATCTTTCCTTAGCGAACGCAAAGCAACATATCCATGACATTGCAGGGCTCAGAATCACATGCTCCTTCATTTCAGATATTTATGCCGTTCGCGACATGCTGCAAAATCAAAAAGACGTCAAACTCATAGAGACAAAGGATTACATCTCACAGCCAAAGTCTAACGGTTATCAGAGCCTTCACCTTCTGCTTGAAATTCCTGTATTTATGTCTGATAGAACAGAGCATGTTTGTGTCGAGGTTCAGATCCGTACGGTGGCGATGGACTTTTGGGCAAGCTTGGAACATAAGCTTTACTACAAATTTAATAAGGCCGTTCCAAGCACGTTTAAGGACGAGCTTAAATCAGCCGCTGATCAGGTCAATGCGCTAGATCGCAAAATGGAGAGAATTCATCAGGACATGAGACAGCGAGAAGAAGTAGAGCAAGGAGCGACGGAGGTCATAGATATGACCACCGTACAAATTCCTCACAAGCTGCTGTCGTTGTTTGAGGAAACGAGAAAGGAATAA
- a CDS encoding spore germination protein, with protein MSEVHSGAEKTIAALRALCRNSSDVVFRQLLLQNGQLIHMTYLADVVDTTQLAEEVIHPLRMLPDRTEWLTIDTITFAVDSPHVTELKSFKQLTEALFSGSAILVFDGAVNGVSVGMNRPQTRSPEEPIAESTVRGSRAGFIENIGKNVAFVRNILQTSAFKTKMLKIGKHTQTKVSVGYIEGVAADTLVQEVEKRLRLVKIAGVIETGDLEEHIEDNPYSIFPQMIATERADVVASSLMEGKVAIFVDNTPFVLVLPGTFISLIQSPDDYYQRFYAGSFIRLIRFIFIFLALTLPGIYVAFVTFHQELVPSQLLLTIAISRETIPFPTIIELLIMDLTFEGLREAGLRLPKQIGAAVSIVGALVIGEAAVNAGLVSRPMVVVVALTGIASFIMPRFNLSTPFRLLRFPLAILAACFGFIGLLMGLLLILTHMCSLRSFGVPYMEPLAPFFRSRLKDTLVRKKEEENPT; from the coding sequence ATGAGTGAAGTACATTCAGGAGCCGAAAAGACGATTGCCGCATTGCGAGCGCTTTGCCGCAATTCGTCAGATGTAGTATTTCGGCAGCTCCTCCTACAAAACGGACAGCTTATCCATATGACGTATTTGGCAGACGTCGTTGATACAACTCAGTTGGCGGAAGAAGTTATCCATCCGTTAAGAATGCTGCCTGATCGTACAGAATGGTTGACGATTGATACGATTACATTTGCTGTCGACAGTCCCCATGTAACAGAGCTGAAGAGCTTTAAACAGCTTACTGAGGCCTTGTTCTCAGGGAGTGCCATCCTCGTGTTTGATGGAGCAGTAAACGGTGTATCTGTTGGGATGAATCGTCCGCAGACACGCTCTCCAGAAGAACCGATAGCCGAATCGACGGTCCGCGGCAGCCGTGCTGGTTTTATCGAAAACATTGGAAAAAATGTTGCTTTTGTAAGGAATATTCTCCAAACGTCTGCCTTTAAAACGAAAATGCTAAAGATTGGTAAGCATACACAAACGAAGGTAAGTGTGGGCTATATTGAAGGCGTTGCAGCCGACACTTTAGTACAGGAAGTAGAGAAACGCCTTCGGCTAGTTAAGATTGCTGGGGTCATTGAGACCGGAGATCTTGAGGAGCACATTGAAGATAATCCGTATTCCATTTTCCCGCAAATGATTGCTACAGAGAGAGCAGATGTGGTGGCTTCGTCATTAATGGAAGGGAAAGTAGCCATTTTTGTCGATAACACACCTTTTGTGCTTGTTCTCCCTGGAACATTCATCAGTTTAATCCAATCTCCGGACGATTATTATCAGCGTTTTTATGCAGGATCCTTTATCCGTTTAATACGCTTTATTTTTATTTTTTTAGCTTTAACGCTTCCAGGCATCTACGTAGCGTTTGTGACATTCCACCAGGAGCTTGTACCTAGTCAACTACTGCTAACAATAGCCATTTCAAGAGAAACGATTCCTTTTCCAACGATTATCGAGCTACTCATTATGGATTTGACATTTGAAGGGTTACGAGAAGCTGGTTTGCGGCTGCCAAAGCAGATTGGTGCGGCCGTATCAATTGTTGGGGCACTCGTAATCGGGGAGGCGGCTGTGAATGCGGGTCTTGTCTCTCGTCCGATGGTGGTCGTGGTCGCTTTAACAGGCATTGCGTCTTTTATTATGCCACGATTTAATCTGTCAACGCCATTTCGTCTGTTACGTTTTCCACTTGCCATCTTGGCGGCATGCTTTGGTTTTATCGGTTTGCTTATGGGGCTCCTGCTCATTTTAACCCATATGTGTTCCCTTAGATCTTTTGGTGTTCCGTATATGGAGCCACTCGCTCCTTTTTTTCGCTCGAGACTGAAAGATACCCTCGTGCGTAAAAAAGAAGAAGAGAATCCAACCTGA
- a CDS encoding GerAB/ArcD/ProY family transporter — MQKTLLSNAQVFLLLSMLVIATMVLLGPTTAGEQASADMWLSPVYCLPVGFLVGSIALGLHGMYPKHTPAQYMRKILGPYAGSFLIVCYLLFYIHFSVLVLQEFTIFSSNVFLVKTPNYVIMALILFTSAYAVAKGIETVARVTMLIIPVYLIFFILGNIFLIPDLDMGNFFPVLPEGLMPSFKGSIPLSAWFMEGFSVAFLLPYIKERKGVWRSMLVSFSVMTLVILFVNLIVVLLFGSVSANFPFPLMSAFRYVSVGNFLEHMESIVVVLWTLGVFIKLSILLFITVNLMADLFQVKHEPVIVWPIALFVLSVANWAFPTLPMVSDFYRLAVVYYFGIMLVLVPLLLYGIGRVRKVLK, encoded by the coding sequence ATGCAAAAAACCCTTCTTTCAAATGCGCAAGTGTTTTTACTGCTCTCAATGCTGGTGATAGCGACAATGGTGTTGCTTGGACCAACTACGGCAGGTGAACAAGCCAGCGCTGATATGTGGCTATCTCCAGTGTATTGTTTGCCAGTAGGATTTCTTGTCGGGAGCATCGCCTTGGGTCTCCATGGGATGTATCCTAAGCATACACCTGCGCAATATATGAGAAAAATTCTTGGTCCTTATGCAGGGTCATTTCTCATCGTATGTTATCTTCTTTTTTACATTCATTTCTCCGTGTTGGTGCTTCAGGAATTTACGATATTCTCAAGCAATGTCTTTCTAGTGAAGACACCAAATTATGTCATTATGGCTTTGATTTTGTTTACATCTGCTTATGCAGTTGCTAAGGGCATCGAAACCGTTGCACGCGTGACAATGCTTATTATACCGGTGTATTTGATCTTTTTCATACTCGGTAACATCTTTCTAATCCCTGACTTGGATATGGGCAATTTTTTCCCTGTACTTCCTGAGGGTCTAATGCCTTCGTTTAAAGGAAGTATCCCTTTGAGTGCTTGGTTTATGGAAGGTTTTTCAGTCGCATTTCTCCTTCCCTATATAAAGGAGCGCAAGGGGGTTTGGCGTAGCATGCTGGTCTCTTTTTCTGTGATGACTCTTGTTATTCTTTTTGTAAACCTCATTGTCGTCCTTCTCTTTGGATCGGTTTCGGCAAATTTTCCTTTCCCGCTGATGAGTGCATTTCGTTACGTGAGTGTAGGCAATTTCCTTGAGCACATGGAATCCATAGTCGTGGTGCTTTGGACGCTTGGCGTGTTTATTAAGCTGTCTATATTATTGTTTATTACGGTGAACCTGATGGCAGATCTTTTTCAAGTGAAACATGAGCCTGTTATCGTTTGGCCAATCGCTCTTTTCGTATTGAGTGTCGCCAATTGGGCCTTCCCAACTCTACCGATGGTAAGCGATTTTTATCGACTAGCTGTCGTATATTATTTCGGGATTATGCTGGTGCTCGTTCCATTGCTTCTTTATGGAATTGGGCGTGTAAGGAAGGTGCTAAAATGA
- a CDS encoding Ger(x)C family spore germination protein, with product MKRSSNLLLIVGLLLLTGCWDSKELTQLAIIQGTGIDVSDEGDMPVKVTLGVLNPTGQGMSSSQASPGFKMNLVQGRGRSIATAIAHARLSAGKNFYWGNNDSLIFSEEVAKEGILGHIDYFGRFPEAVLRQHIFTTSGNAEDFLKLSTQTGKQIPKLLRNYTSLGFSIRTNLLELIGMVNDAGHIAIVPRIGIRSLGEGDPALALTGISVLKKGKLQATIPPKLRDELLWMRGELKETVITVPVLDQKATFSLIITETQTKLTPIIKNGRFIINVHVTNWGEYNQNETDMKPLDIQDNEKMEQQAKLYIGKRLNDMIQYAQQEIGLDVFGYGEKFNNRYPKVMKQLDQKDEWDTVFKNIEIQVKQDLIIERTGLITEIYHPTEEK from the coding sequence ATGAAACGATCAAGCAACTTGTTGCTCATAGTTGGTTTACTCCTCCTTACAGGGTGTTGGGACAGCAAGGAATTGACACAGCTTGCCATTATTCAGGGGACTGGTATCGATGTGTCAGATGAAGGGGATATGCCCGTTAAAGTAACTCTTGGCGTTTTGAACCCCACTGGTCAAGGAATGAGCTCATCGCAAGCTAGCCCCGGATTTAAAATGAACCTCGTCCAAGGGCGAGGACGATCTATCGCAACGGCCATTGCGCATGCGAGATTAAGTGCGGGGAAAAATTTTTATTGGGGAAACAACGATTCGCTTATTTTTTCAGAGGAAGTAGCGAAAGAGGGCATTCTTGGACATATCGATTATTTCGGCAGGTTCCCTGAGGCAGTACTGCGACAGCATATTTTTACAACCTCTGGAAATGCGGAGGACTTTTTAAAGCTTTCAACGCAGACAGGAAAGCAAATCCCTAAACTGTTGAGAAATTATACGAGCTTAGGATTCAGCATTCGAACCAATTTGCTTGAACTTATAGGAATGGTTAATGATGCAGGGCATATTGCGATTGTTCCAAGAATCGGAATTCGTTCATTGGGTGAAGGCGATCCAGCGTTAGCATTAACAGGAATTTCTGTTTTAAAGAAAGGAAAGCTGCAAGCGACCATACCGCCAAAGCTTAGAGACGAACTTCTTTGGATGAGAGGAGAATTGAAGGAGACGGTCATCACCGTCCCCGTTCTTGATCAAAAAGCAACCTTCTCATTAATCATTACGGAAACACAAACAAAGCTCACACCAATTATAAAAAATGGGCGATTCATCATAAACGTACATGTGACAAATTGGGGAGAATACAACCAGAATGAGACGGATATGAAACCACTGGACATTCAGGACAATGAAAAAATGGAACAGCAAGCAAAATTGTATATCGGAAAACGGCTAAACGACATGATTCAGTATGCCCAGCAAGAGATTGGTCTTGATGTGTTTGGGTATGGTGAAAAATTTAATAATCGCTATCCGAAAGTCATGAAGCAGCTTGATCAAAAAGATGAGTGGGATACGGTGTTTAAGAACATTGAAATTCAAGTGAAGCAGGATTTGATCATTGAGCGGACAGGTCTGATTACAGAAATTTATCATCCGACGGAGGAAAAATAA
- the nagZ gene encoding beta-N-acetylhexosaminidase gives MTIHMKRSVNGALFSLCCILLLLIAACGNDNPTRSAQNAPLISSPSSENRAMPSPAFFQSEIEKQLAEMTLEEKVGQVFMIGIDGTAYNVAMEKQLKSFPAGGVILFSRNVTSVPQLAQLTNALKENSTSPVPLVIGTDEEGGPVSRLPDEIIDFPSAAELGNSPLSKTTAIGEATGQTLLQLGIDLDFAPILDVNSNPTNPVIGDRSFQSNPTKAAEHALAFAEGLESADVISVGKHFPGHGDTSVDSHLQLPVVQKSMEQLSNLELIPFKKAIQAKLPALMVAHLLVPAIDETYPSSLSYATIQELLRDEMGYEGVIVTDDLTMGAIQDNYSTKDAALLAFKAGSDLLLICHGESTAEESYKQLLQAVKKGEVTEERLDESVRRLLALKQTYQVTKKALPMPDVQQLNQIRTNALKSDSQ, from the coding sequence ATGACCATACACATGAAGCGCTCCGTAAACGGAGCGCTCTTTTCCCTCTGCTGTATACTTCTCCTGCTGATTGCAGCCTGTGGAAACGACAACCCAACTCGTTCTGCGCAAAACGCTCCTTTGATATCCTCGCCATCGTCCGAGAACCGCGCGATGCCCTCTCCTGCTTTTTTTCAATCTGAAATAGAAAAACAATTGGCTGAGATGACTCTCGAAGAAAAAGTTGGCCAAGTCTTTATGATCGGTATCGATGGGACTGCTTACAATGTCGCCATGGAGAAGCAGCTCAAATCGTTTCCTGCTGGAGGCGTCATCTTATTCTCAAGAAACGTAACGTCAGTTCCCCAACTTGCGCAATTAACGAATGCCCTTAAGGAAAACAGTACCTCCCCTGTTCCCCTAGTGATTGGCACTGATGAAGAAGGAGGACCAGTCAGTCGATTGCCTGATGAAATTATTGATTTTCCTTCGGCAGCTGAGCTTGGCAATAGCCCTTTATCGAAAACCACTGCTATCGGCGAAGCCACTGGCCAAACACTCCTCCAATTGGGCATTGATTTAGATTTCGCTCCAATCTTAGATGTGAACAGCAACCCTACTAATCCTGTAATCGGGGATCGTTCATTTCAATCTAACCCAACGAAAGCAGCGGAACACGCATTGGCATTCGCTGAAGGTCTCGAAAGTGCTGACGTCATTTCTGTTGGCAAGCATTTTCCTGGTCACGGAGATACGTCCGTCGATTCTCACCTGCAGTTGCCTGTCGTTCAGAAATCGATGGAGCAGCTATCCAACTTGGAACTGATACCTTTCAAGAAAGCGATCCAAGCAAAATTGCCTGCACTCATGGTTGCCCACTTGCTTGTTCCAGCAATTGATGAAACGTATCCGTCCTCGTTGTCCTATGCTACCATTCAAGAGCTTTTACGGGATGAGATGGGGTATGAAGGAGTTATTGTCACTGACGACCTTACCATGGGAGCCATTCAAGACAACTATTCTACAAAAGATGCCGCTCTGTTAGCATTTAAAGCAGGTTCTGACCTACTCCTCATTTGTCATGGCGAAAGCACGGCTGAAGAGTCATATAAGCAGCTTCTCCAAGCCGTGAAAAAGGGAGAAGTCACAGAAGAACGACTTGATGAGAGTGTTCGCAGGCTTTTGGCACTTAAACAAACCTATCAGGTAACAAAAAAGGCTTTACCAATGCCTGATGTACAGCAACTAAATCAAATTAGAACAAACGCCTTAAAGAGTGACTCTCAATGA
- a CDS encoding aminopeptidase → MSISQEKLTQYAELAVKTGINIQQGQTLVVNASTQVIPFVREIVKQAYLAGAKHVHVDWSDDGLVLTRLQYAPDEALDEFPVWKARSYEQLAEEGAAFMNIAAPNPELLKGIDSKKVARARKASSTALQKYTDYRMNDVVSWSIVAAPTPEWAEKVFPGMGEAEAIDKLWEQIFQVNRLNESDPVAAWATHNEKLQEKAAFLNEHRFEALLYKGPGTDLTLELPKGHRWLSAASTNEKGHAFMPNMPTEEVFTMPKRDGVNGTVSSTKPLHYGGTLIENFSFTFENGKVIDVKAEHGLDTLQELLETDEGARHLGEVALVPHQSPISQSNIVFYNTLFDENASCHLALGTAYPFTIEGGTKMTKDELKANGANTSLTHVDFMMGSAQLQIDGKKEDGTIVPIFKDGNWA, encoded by the coding sequence ATGTCAATATCTCAAGAAAAACTAACTCAGTACGCGGAGCTAGCAGTTAAAACGGGGATCAACATACAACAAGGGCAAACGTTAGTTGTGAATGCTAGTACGCAGGTCATTCCATTTGTGAGGGAAATTGTTAAACAAGCCTATCTTGCAGGGGCGAAGCATGTGCACGTTGACTGGAGTGACGACGGCTTAGTGTTAACGAGGCTTCAATATGCGCCAGATGAAGCACTTGATGAATTTCCTGTTTGGAAGGCGCGTTCCTACGAGCAATTGGCTGAGGAAGGTGCAGCATTTATGAATATCGCCGCACCAAATCCTGAGCTTCTTAAAGGGATCGATTCTAAAAAAGTGGCACGTGCACGCAAAGCATCCTCTACTGCACTGCAAAAATATACTGACTACCGCATGAACGATGTTGTCAGCTGGTCTATTGTGGCGGCACCAACACCTGAGTGGGCCGAAAAGGTTTTCCCTGGTATGGGTGAAGCAGAAGCGATTGACAAGCTATGGGAGCAAATTTTTCAAGTGAACCGTCTTAATGAAAGCGACCCTGTAGCTGCTTGGGCTACTCATAATGAGAAATTGCAGGAGAAGGCTGCCTTCTTAAATGAACATCGGTTTGAAGCTCTGTTGTATAAAGGCCCTGGCACAGACTTAACGTTAGAGCTTCCAAAGGGACACCGTTGGTTATCTGCAGCATCGACGAATGAAAAAGGGCATGCTTTTATGCCAAACATGCCGACAGAAGAAGTGTTTACAATGCCTAAGCGAGATGGTGTCAACGGGACTGTTTCAAGCACAAAACCATTACATTATGGTGGCACTCTTATTGAAAACTTCTCCTTTACATTTGAAAACGGCAAAGTGATCGACGTGAAGGCAGAACATGGATTAGATACATTACAAGAGCTTTTAGAGACAGATGAAGGTGCGCGTCACCTCGGTGAAGTTGCTTTAGTGCCTCATCAATCCCCTATTTCACAATCAAATATTGTCTTTTACAATACATTGTTTGATGAGAATGCATCTTGTCATCTTGCTCTAGGCACAGCATATCCCTTTACAATCGAGGGTGGAACCAAAATGACGAAGGATGAGCTAAAAGCCAACGGAGCAAACACTAGTCTTACTCATGTCGATTTTATGATGGGCTCCGCTCAACTTCAAATTGATGGGAAGAAAGAAGACGGCACCATCGTTCCAATCTTTAAGGATGGAAATTGGGCATAA
- a CDS encoding DUF1659 domain-containing protein, protein MAQAVLKESQLELVIDDGIDEKGETVFSSKRYNSVNPEVSDDVLFQAGQYLSSLTSEEIVSIQRNNDLDLLPDA, encoded by the coding sequence ATGGCACAAGCAGTATTAAAAGAGTCACAGCTGGAGCTGGTCATCGATGACGGCATTGATGAAAAAGGCGAAACGGTTTTTTCATCAAAGCGCTATAACTCAGTAAACCCTGAAGTTAGCGACGATGTCCTCTTTCAGGCAGGGCAATATCTGAGCTCCCTCACGTCTGAAGAGATCGTGTCTATCCAGCGGAACAATGATCTAGATTTGCTTCCAGACGCATAA
- a CDS encoding DUF2922 domain-containing protein: MSKQLELKFTNTSGTTNTISIEEPVEPVDAAAIHEAMTYFVTNDVFHTSGGSFVAIKEARIVERTVEEIELP; encoded by the coding sequence ATGAGCAAGCAGCTCGAACTGAAATTTACGAACACAAGTGGCACGACGAATACGATCAGCATTGAAGAGCCTGTTGAGCCTGTTGATGCAGCAGCCATTCATGAGGCGATGACGTATTTCGTAACAAATGATGTATTTCACACATCAGGTGGTTCGTTTGTGGCGATAAAAGAAGCAAGAATTGTTGAACGAACTGTTGAAGAGATCGAACTTCCTTAA